The genomic stretch TTTATTCTTAcaactttctctttttttttgtttttttctccttttctatATAAACCGTGAAACTTTTTCAGGGTGATTATAGAAGTACTGAActtcatatctttgttttctgtcATATATTTAGATAATTATGTTGCATGCCTTATTTGATCGAGCACTAGCTAGCAGTACTCGAGTTTAGTCTCTGTTAGCGTTATTGATTTTGTTTGAAtacttttatattattattgatgacatcaataattttatatactatCAAAAAATTAAAGCTCGATTTGttattctcttcatttattTGAAGTTCTAAAGACAATCGGTatccaattttgattttttttataattttttaaatggatAATATAGACGATAATTCTAAAGTTATcagaatcaaaataaatatataaaaacaaaacaataacaCTAATATTTAGGGGGGTTGCACTAGTGTAATCCTGTCAAAAATTAAAGCAAATCTCAACCCTTGGATCCttagattggatggttgtgataataatatacgagctacattattacactaaaagcgttacattattagtcaagctacattattagactacacAATCTGTATTATTAGACAAATATgtgttacattattagccgagctacattattagactacacaatctacattattagatgacacgtggcatTAATCTAACGGTTATATCACAAGATCTAATGACTGTGATTTGCTTTGAATTTTGACATAATTTCAGTTATGGATATGAACACTCCCCTATTTACTAAACCATATTATAGATTAACTGGTAATTGGTAACATCCTTAATTATTGTGAATCGATAACCATTTTTAGTCCCTTGATCGTGAAATTTGAATGCATCACCTTGGTTCAAATCTTGCAAGTGGAAATACAATTTTTATTGCGAATACAGTGAGTTTATACGTTTTGACAGTCTTATCACattattatgaaaaaaatactagtactaattttCAGTTTTATATACCTTACCAAATTGCTAATAATCCATGTAGGGTCTAATAGTACTATGGCTAACCGCCATAATCCACTCGGCCCGGCCTCCCCCATGCGACCTCCGCCTCGGGAACTGCGCGAAGCCGGACGCGGGCCAATACGCCTTCCTCTTCGCGGCCTTCGCCCTCCTATCCCTCGGGGCGGGCGGGGTGAGGCCTTGCTCGCTGGCCTTCGGGGCCGACCAGTACGACGACCCCGGAAACCCCAACAACCAGAAGGTCCTCCTGACCTTCTTCAACTGGTACTACGCCTCGGTCGGGGTCTCCCTCATGGTCGCCCTCACTGTCGTCGTCTACATCCAGAACGAGTTCGGCTGGGTCATCGGGTTCGGGGTCCCCGTCGGCCTCATGCTCTTCGCCTGCGTCATGTTCTTCTTGGGCTCCAGGCTCTATGTCAAGGTCAGGCCCGACAAGAGCCTGTTGACGGGCCTGGCCCAAGTGGTGGCGGCCGCGTGGAGGAAGCGCCGCCACCGCGGTGGGGAGGAGTGTAAGTATTACCACTTGAAGGGGTCGAAGCTTGTTGAGCCGTCGCTAAGGCTCAGGTGAGTTTTGCTAATTAGGTCTAACTTTTGTGAGTAATTATTGTTAATTTTTAGTGGATAAGTGGAGTAATTTAGTGAATCCTCCACTCAAAGTAGCTTGATTAAAGAGATTAAAGGCGATACATATTGTTACCTTTTGATAACACTACTAATTTCTAGTGGAATAATTAAGTGAATCATCCACTTTGGTATCTTGATCAAACAAATTAAAGGatttacatttttatttctttacctTTTGGGAATCTGATACGAAGTGCTCCGATTAAATTTTAGAGCAATTGCAGCTGCGTGCTCTTATCATCATCTTAAGCACGTACGTACTGGTGTTGCATGTTATTGAGCACTATGTGCTTGCACGCATGCTCGTGTAAGAGCACGTCATTTACtaactaatttttttaggatttaattatgtactcctactaactttttcatttAATAGAATTCATAAacaagagaaaataaatatagatGAATATTATAATTGCTGAATTTCTTAGGGTTGTTGATAGTAGGAACGAGTCTAACTTATAACTAGGAGGGGGGAAAGTAATACTCCTCAAATTTCCTCACATTGTCACACACTTACACATATTATATATTACTCCAGTTATTAtaacatttatttgtttttatctttttactAGTACTAAATTTACCCTACCTTAAGGATCGCTCTTAAAacttaaatcaaattaaaaggaTAGCATTTTTCTTCTATATCTAGATGATGATATTATAGATGGAGAATTTATCTATTTTGTTTGTATCAGTTTCTTTAACAAAGCCTGCGTCATAATCAACTCTGAGAAAGAGGTGAACCCAGACGGCTCGCCATCGGATCCATGGAGGCTCTGCACCGTGATGCAGGTGGAGGTGCTGAAATCACTCATCGACTTGGTCCCGGTGTGGTCGGCCGGGATCATGATCGCAGTGCTCATAAACCAGCACTCCTTCCCTGTGATCCAAGCCTTCACGCTCGACCGAACCCTAGCTGGAAACTTCAAGATTCCCCCGGGCTCGTTCGGCATCTTCGCCGTCATCGCCCTCACTTTGTGGGTCGTCCTCTACGACCGGGCCATCGTCCCTCGTCTCTCCAAATACACGAAAAACCCTCGTGGCATTGGCGTCAGGGCCCGCATTGGGCTTGGTCTCTTCATCTCGTGCCTCGCCACCGCCACTGCTGCCCTGGTCGAGCGGAAGCGGAGGGCCGCAGCCCTCCGCCAGGGACTCCAAAATAACCCTAAAGAACAGGTTAGGTTGAAATTGAATCACACTTCAATGCACTAATATTTCCTACTTAGCAAATTTTTATTGGGCCAGCATCGGCCCAATAAAATGAAACTACATTGGGCACTTACCATTTAGAGTAACTACATTCAAATGAAACTCTATATATCTTCACTTAGCACTATTCcaatcaattttattaaaacgTGTGCTGCACCCAATAATGATTATTTTGGTGGACGAATGGAATATGTCTATTTCTTCATGGCGTGCATGATAATAGTGAAACTCTACATGAGTTTTACAAATACAGCCTCTATTTTTTTTGAGCATGGATAGTGAAATTGTCGATCTTTAATTTGCAGGTGGACATGACCGCAATGTGGCTAGTGCCACAGCATGCATTGACTGGATTGTCGGAGGCCCTTAACGCCATAGGGCAAATCGAGCTCTATTACTCGCAGTTCCCAAAGAGCATGGGGAGCATTGCGGTGGCACTCTTCACGCTAGGCCTGGCCGTGGGGAATTTGGCCGGGAGTGTGATAGTGAGCGTAGTGGATTCCGTTTCTCGAAGAGGCGGCCGTGAAAGCTGGGTTGCGGATAACGTCAACAAAGGGCACTATGACTATTACTATTGGGTCCTCACCATCTTAAGCGTCGTCAATTTGATGTATTTCATCCTCTGCAGCCGATTCTATAAGTGCTTCGAGAAGGAGAAAGTTTGGGATTCAAATGTGATacatgatgatgacgacgaggccAAACCCAAAGACGACTTGTCTACATATTTCTCTACTTAGAGATTATTTATGGCCTAaaccttttttattttctactagTTACTACTAAGGGTGATTATATAGGGACCAGGGAACAAGTCCTATACAGTATAAGTGGTGACAATATAGGTTAGATTGTGAAATTTCGAATGATATCCTGATCTTTTCCACAGTTTTTTGTGTTCAACGGTATTTCACTAATCATTTTATtattgtaataatatttgtatgaAAAAGGAGAAATTTAAAGAATAACATATACTACTACCGCACTTATAAAATAATCTATCAAGATACTCATTTTTCAATGAAAACATTTCAAAACtgtaatataatatgaatattGAATATCTTATAATTAGTCAAACTATATGAATTTTAGAAAAACTAAATAACGAttggtaaaagtaaaataaaatgagtaataaataaaaaagtttaATTAAAGAGAACTTTCACATGGGCCCAATTTAATTTGAGTAAAAAATAACTACCTAAGTCAGTACTTTCGGACCTGTGattagaatttaataaaagaGAACTTTATCtttcaatatttatttcttttttctatatattagCCATATGCACACAAACTACTTGatgatattaatattatagTGTCGTTTACTTTTTCAAATGATGATAATTAACGGCGGCATGTGATTAATATCGTTTACTTTTTTTGAAACGTTGACTGATGAAAGAATTAACGTGGTCaattattatcataattttattaaaagttCATAATAAAAAAAGCAAATTAAGGGGTCGCGTAATTTATATGATAAATggacatataaaaataattgtagttATTAATCTACCATTTAATTTGGtggattaattaaatttttgctTATTTTTTCATCGTATTCTTCAAACGCACAATAATATACTATCTATAATAACTCAACTATTGTCTGCTAAATAGAATGTTAAAAAAACGTACACTAAAAAAAACATCATTTAAGGACATAAAAATCAAAACGCAATTACTTGTgttggaaaattttaaaaaacaataataatttcaaatgcaaaagaaagcgttcctaaattaaggacaaattaatttaatcttttgattttgtAGGATGCTTCCATTTGAGTCCTTTAATTTTAGTTGAGACTTTAACAATAAAGACATTCAATAAAGACATTTTTTATGCATCGATAGTATATTTATAAGCATAAATTAGCgtctttaattatattaaaaaagttATTAACGTTTTTTTCAGTGGTAACTTGATAATATCACTTACTTTCATA from Salvia splendens isolate huo1 chromosome 4, SspV2, whole genome shotgun sequence encodes the following:
- the LOC121798076 gene encoding protein NRT1/ PTR FAMILY 1.2-like is translated as MENSEVAEKGERRKGGLITMPFIIANEAFEKIAAYGLMPNMILYLVGSYHFSVAGGTNALFIWNATSNFMPVVGAFLSDSYFGRFLVISVGTVIVLLGLIVLWLTAIIHSARPPPCDLRLGNCAKPDAGQYAFLFAAFALLSLGAGGVRPCSLAFGADQYDDPGNPNNQKVLLTFFNWYYASVGVSLMVALTVVVYIQNEFGWVIGFGVPVGLMLFACVMFFLGSRLYVKVRPDKSLLTGLAQVVAAAWRKRRHRGGEECKYYHLKGSKLVEPSLRLSFFNKACVIINSEKEVNPDGSPSDPWRLCTVMQVEVLKSLIDLVPVWSAGIMIAVLINQHSFPVIQAFTLDRTLAGNFKIPPGSFGIFAVIALTLWVVLYDRAIVPRLSKYTKNPRGIGVRARIGLGLFISCLATATAALVERKRRAAALRQGLQNNPKEQVDMTAMWLVPQHALTGLSEALNAIGQIELYYSQFPKSMGSIAVALFTLGLAVGNLAGSVIVSVVDSVSRRGGRESWVADNVNKGHYDYYYWVLTILSVVNLMYFILCSRFYKCFEKEKVWDSNVIHDDDDEAKPKDDLSTYFST